AATAGTAGTTGGTCGTATTTGTATTTACTACAAAGTACGGACACACACGAAATTAAATTGACATTTACGTTGCCAACTTGTAAAATtcatagtaattttttttctggtcacTCTATGTATGATATGCGTGTGTTACGTACTGGACCTTgtcattaacaaaaacaaattaatttgatttttttatttattggaCCAATTGATATTTATTCATGATTGATAAATGCCaatagagaaagaaataaataaagtgaaagagagagagagagatagaagtaaggactaatgaaaaaaaaagtgtgacgcaacgacaaaaaaaagggttaaatGCAAAGGAGGGAGACTCTTGAGAGTCCAAAACAAACACTTCACGGGTTACTAATTTCATTCACTTCATCTCTTTGGCAACTCAAACGATTCAGTTTCCTAAATCTTCGCTATTTAATTTCCCTAATTACCCGTCCCAATTGTTACATATTCACTAATAATGCCACTCACCGGCGAAAAACAGTTACGAAATTGAATAGACGACGGACATTAGATTAAAGCCACCACACTAACCTGGACGAAGATGCGGTTAGGTAGCTGAGAAACTNNNNNNNNNNNNNNNNNNNNNNNNNNNNNNNNNNNNNNNNNNNNNNNNNNNNNNNNNNNNGTTGTCTCCGGCGTCGTAGTAACCGCCGGTTAAATCGGTGTTGTGTGACCAACCGTCGCTCAGACCGGAGTTACGACGCCACGTCATACGCTGGTCGTTTGGGAGGTAACCAGAGCGTTGGCCTTCGAAGAAGAGGATTGATTTCAAGAGTGCGTCGGAGTAATCGTGCTGGTTCGACGACATTGTCGGACGTAGGAGTAAGATTAAGACAAGGGAGAGAGGGTACAAACGTAAATTCATGGTTTATCGGCGTCGGTGGACGGTGGTGGTGAGGGAGCGGATACTCTCTGTGACTGAACGNCACACTAACCTGGACGAAGATGCGGTTAGGTAGCTGAGAAACTGATTTGAGAAGGTAATTAGAGCTCCACCGTAGAGCCACTAGAGAATTACGGAGCTCCGACGGAGGCATGAGTTCGCCGAATTCAATTACGCTCCAGGCGAGCATTGTGGTGGTGAAAGCCATCGGGAAATTGAATTTTACGTTGTCTCCGGCGTCGTAGTAACCGCCGGTTAAATCGGTGTTGTGTGACCAACCGTCGCTCAGACCGGAGTTACGACGCCACGTCATACGCTGGTCGTTTGGGAGGTAACCAGAGCGTTGGCCTTCGAAGAAGAGGATTGATTTCAAGAGTGCGTCGGAGTAATCGTGCTGGTTCGACGACATTGTCGGACGTAGGAGTAAGATTAAGACAAGGGAGAGAGGGTACAAACGTAAATTCATGGTTTATCGGCGTCGGTGGACGGTGGTGGTGAGGGAGCGGATACTCTCTGTGACTGAACGGTGTTTGCAACTACGAGTGTGTGTCACGagatgtgtttatatataagtgggagatttattattattattattattaatatatatacaacataataAAGGAgtagatatattattattttattatgtgCTTTAGTGCTTTTTGTTATCTTATGTTGTTTATATTagtactatttaaaaaaaaaattttaggggGATGATTTTGCAATCGTGGGTGAACTTTTGGAActaattgtttaattaagtaCTGAATAAATGTCATTTGTGCGTGTGTGACAGCCACTTACCGGCAAATGAAACTGAAGCGAGCGCGCGAGTAATCCCATGGTGtcatgttttttgttgttttgctacaagataaaaccaaaaatcGGATACTTTttcacttcttttgttttgtttttaatactcctctctctctctttaagaATGCAATGAGCGTGTCTCTTTAGGAGTACAATGAGCATTTTACATGTAAATTATGCTTAATACTAGTcctgggcaaataaaccgaaccgaatgaACCGAACTAAAaccgaaatttcggttcggtttcgggtATAGATAGTGGACAATAACCGATTGGATAGTGTTTTAATTATCCATGGATATCGGTTATTaatcgaaccgaaccgatatccattcggttatccaaatcaaaccgaacacgtactaaaattatgttttagccaAGAATCGAACCTGAGACCTCTACAAACTGGAGTGTACAACATGACCACTGCGCCACGTTGAAGTTTTAGCTTTGTATTAcgtgttaatatatataacgtaataaaaagtaaactaaaaaaccatatatatttaaacaaaaataccaaaatatttgaaataaatcaaatatcaggaagtttttagatatatttgttaaaatataatcaaattttatttaaataatattttaaaaatttatattacactATTTCGGATatccggaaccgaaccgaaaataaccgaacccgaaccgaaatagtaaattaaccgaATGGATACTAAAcctctatatccaaactaaccggaaccgaatggatatatccaaaaccgaaccgaatacccGAACGTCCAGGACTACTTAATACTAAAAATAGTATGAcggcaaaaaagaaaataaaaataaaaaaggattaGTATAAATGTATAATCAACGAGATTAGCATAATAAAATATTGCTTTTCTCAGtgataatgaaagaaaaaaaaaatcagaatgcGTTAACCTGCTAAAGGAAAGTAAcacaaattcacaatttttCTATGCTTGTTTGTGTATAGTATTAAACTATAATTCTGTGAGTTACCTACTACTActaagaaaacattattattgtatgctctctctcttttttttttttttccttttcctaccGACTATGTTGTAGCGCTTCGCCTCTAATGATTTAGCCTTTAGTGTCCACGAAAGACTCTGTGTCTCATTTAAATTCTcgcatacataaaatattttacagaCGAATTTATCATCTTTAAATGAgcaacatgcatatatatatatatatatatatatagccttgatgcttgtaaAGCCAACCAAATTACTTACTCGCCTGGTAATCCAAAGCAATGTAAAAACAccgctaattaaaaaaataacaaaatgtttaaaagcGGGGTGAAAACA
The sequence above is a segment of the Camelina sativa cultivar DH55 chromosome 10, Cs, whole genome shotgun sequence genome. Coding sequences within it:
- the LOC109125221 gene encoding endoglucanase 24-like; this translates as MSSNQHDYSDALLKSILFFEGQRSGYLPNDQRMTWRRNSGLSDGWSHNTDLTGGYYDAGDNVKFNFPMAFTTTMLAWSVIEFGELMPPSELRNSLVALRWSSNYLLKSVSQLPNRIFVQVSVXFSHREYPLPHHHRPPTPINHEFTFVPSLPCLNLTPTSDNVVEPARLLRRTLEINPLLRRPTLWLPPKRPAYDVAS